A window from Gemmatimonadaceae bacterium encodes these proteins:
- a CDS encoding MFS transporter, which yields MTTDRVIPKRAVSSWILYDLANTIFSMGVVSLYFSLWVRDEVGAERADTVYGIITAVSMGIIFVISPLLGAMTDRARRRMPFLVVSTVICVLLTATLARTGYWMTMLAFVFANAAYQAGLQFYDALLPEVTTEENRGRISGIGVGIGYLGSYFAVGIGFLPQSADKPFLFTAIAIAFLALSIPCFLFVHERGNPNPRPVFGWAMIKESTGETLRTLRGGREFPGLIRFLVGRVFYTDAINTVISIMTLYTVNIAVAGGLETAAGEAKARFVMLFAISFAVIGGFVWGAMVDRIGPKATLNRVLTLWLATFALAAAIGLLGLSANLLFLVASMAGVALGGIWSADRPLMLRLTPPHRIGEFYGLYGMVGRFSAIIGPGIWAFVAWLFIGKLGMAPTTGQGIGVLVLLGMVLISRWILSPVTDEKRDWAALGSAPPTAQ from the coding sequence ATGACAACCGACCGGGTCATCCCCAAACGGGCCGTCTCGAGCTGGATCCTCTACGACCTCGCCAACACCATCTTCTCGATGGGCGTGGTGTCGCTGTACTTCTCGCTCTGGGTGCGCGACGAGGTGGGCGCCGAGCGGGCAGACACCGTGTATGGGATCATCACGGCCGTGTCGATGGGGATCATCTTCGTCATCAGCCCGCTGCTGGGGGCCATGACCGACAGGGCGCGGCGGCGCATGCCGTTTCTTGTGGTGAGCACCGTCATCTGCGTGCTCCTCACGGCGACCCTCGCGCGCACGGGCTACTGGATGACCATGCTGGCCTTCGTGTTCGCGAACGCCGCGTACCAGGCCGGCCTGCAGTTCTATGATGCGCTATTGCCCGAGGTGACCACCGAGGAGAATCGCGGCAGGATCTCCGGCATCGGCGTCGGCATCGGCTACCTCGGCTCCTACTTCGCGGTGGGCATCGGCTTCCTGCCGCAGTCGGCGGACAAGCCCTTCCTGTTCACGGCCATCGCGATTGCCTTCCTTGCGTTGTCGATTCCGTGCTTCCTGTTCGTGCACGAGCGCGGCAACCCAAATCCGCGACCCGTGTTCGGCTGGGCGATGATCAAGGAGTCCACGGGCGAGACGCTGCGCACGCTGCGCGGCGGGCGGGAGTTCCCGGGGCTGATCCGTTTCCTGGTTGGGCGCGTGTTCTATACCGACGCCATCAATACCGTTATCAGCATCATGACGCTGTACACGGTGAACATCGCGGTGGCCGGTGGGCTGGAGACCGCGGCGGGCGAGGCGAAGGCCCGATTCGTGATGCTGTTCGCCATCAGCTTCGCGGTGATCGGTGGGTTCGTGTGGGGGGCGATGGTGGATCGTATCGGGCCCAAGGCGACGCTGAACCGCGTGCTGACCCTTTGGCTGGCCACCTTTGCGCTGGCGGCGGCGATTGGCCTGCTTGGCTTGAGCGCCAACCTGCTCTTCCTCGTGGCGTCGATGGCTGGCGTGGCGCTGGGCGGCATTTGGAGCGCGGACCGCCCGCTGATGCTACGCCTCACGCCGCCGCATCGCATCGGGGAGTTTTACGGCCTGTACGGGATGGTTGGCCGCTTCAGCGCCATCATCGGCCCGGGCATCTGGGCCTTCGTGGCCTGGCTGTTCATCGGCAAGCTCGGCATGGCGCCCACGACGGGGCAGGGCATCGGCGTGCTGGTGCTGCTCGGGATGGTGCTGATCTCGCGCTGGATCCTCAGCCCAGTCACCGATGAGAAGCGTGACTGGGCCGCACTGGGATCCGCCCCGCCTACTGCCCAATGA
- a CDS encoding DsrE family protein, which yields MRRSIARFALAALLLAPASLAAQTGEALIREVGGTPGITDPTFPAPKDLIYKMAWHVTVGPENAGDRVAGFGSPANFFRLMDVNGVARTNVKLAIIVHGTATPSLLNNAAYKARTGADNGSIALLTALHEAGVQIIVCGQALINRNVPRDQLLPFVKVATTATSAHGILAAQGYTVIGQ from the coding sequence ATGCGTCGCTCCATCGCTCGCTTTGCCCTTGCCGCGCTGCTCCTCGCGCCCGCGTCACTCGCCGCCCAGACCGGCGAAGCCCTCATCCGCGAGGTCGGCGGCACGCCCGGCATCACCGACCCAACCTTCCCCGCGCCCAAGGACCTCATCTACAAGATGGCCTGGCACGTGACGGTCGGGCCGGAGAACGCGGGCGATCGCGTCGCCGGCTTCGGCTCGCCGGCCAACTTCTTCCGCCTGATGGACGTCAACGGCGTTGCACGCACGAACGTGAAGCTGGCCATCATCGTGCACGGCACGGCCACGCCATCGCTGCTCAACAACGCGGCCTACAAGGCGCGCACCGGTGCGGACAACGGCAGCATCGCGCTGCTCACGGCGTTGCACGAGGCCGGCGTGCAGATCATCGTCTGCGGCCAGGCCCTGATCAACCGCAACGTGCCGCGCGACCAGCTGCTGCCCTTCGTGAAGGTCGCGACGACGGCGACCAGCGCGCACGGCATCCTCGCCGCGCAGGGCTACACGGTCATTGGGCAGTAG
- a CDS encoding antibiotic biosynthesis monooxygenase, which translates to MHGLIGRITATPGQRDALIRILLDGVSGMPGCLSYVVAEDPSNADDIVITEVWESAEAHKASLGLPSVQAAIAKGRPLIAAFAPGTITKPVGGHGLAR; encoded by the coding sequence ATGCACGGTCTCATCGGCCGCATCACGGCCACACCCGGCCAGCGCGACGCGCTCATCCGGATCCTGCTCGATGGCGTCAGCGGCATGCCCGGTTGCCTCAGCTATGTCGTGGCCGAGGACCCATCCAACGCAGATGACATTGTGATCACCGAGGTCTGGGAGAGCGCGGAGGCCCACAAGGCCTCGCTCGGGCTGCCCTCGGTGCAAGCTGCCATCGCCAAGGGCCGACCGTTGATCGCCGCGTTCGCGCCAGGAACCATTACCAAGCCCGTGGGTGGCCACGGGCTGGCTCGCTAG